A genomic region of Thermodesulfobium narugense DSM 14796 contains the following coding sequences:
- the mreC gene encoding rod shape-determining protein MreC: MSPIYLFSEWATGLGTFSNNLSNIVNDNVNLNKEIEDLKKQNEELRLSYALMLKDIQNLYEEKAFQNFKAQNPKFKLLRALVLYRTEPFYQDLIINVGSNDGVKIGMPVISDGCIVGLISDVGPNFSKVSYIGDKSVKIPVKLNGSNLYGILEGTGSEQLVFSVPSVFAAIHPLEVLVTASVPSSLLPPNIPVAKIMTLREVGSLNTVFTAVPIKQIQTVNEVWVYLGS; this comes from the coding sequence TTCAAATAATTTGTCTAATATAGTAAACGATAACGTAAATCTTAACAAAGAAATAGAAGATTTAAAGAAACAAAACGAGGAACTTAGACTTTCTTATGCGTTGATGTTGAAGGATATACAAAATTTATATGAAGAAAAGGCTTTTCAAAATTTCAAAGCTCAAAATCCAAAATTTAAACTTCTAAGGGCTTTAGTTTTGTATAGGACTGAGCCTTTTTATCAAGACCTAATAATTAATGTTGGATCCAATGATGGAGTTAAAATAGGAATGCCAGTTATCTCTGATGGTTGTATTGTGGGGCTAATTTCAGATGTTGGGCCAAATTTTTCCAAAGTTTCATATATAGGCGATAAATCAGTAAAAATTCCAGTTAAGCTAAATGGTTCAAACTTGTATGGAATTTTAGAAGGAACAGGTTCTGAACAGTTAGTTTTTAGTGTACCGAGCGTCTTTGCGGCAATTCATCCTCTTGAAGTTTTAGTTACAGCAAGTGTTCCATCATCATTGTTGCCACCAAATATTCCGGTCGCAAAAATTATGACTCTACGTGAGGTTGGAAGTTTGAACACAGTTTTTACAGCGGTACCGATTAAACAAATTCAAACGGTGAATGAAGTATGGGTCTATCTTGGAAGCTGA
- the mrdA gene encoding penicillin-binding protein 2 encodes MRIRRREFLSIGFLGILWAALNYRLISLAMFSGNEFKQVTIDSTTRIFPIPAPRGKIFDRKGLPMAYDSSAHAIMFMARDDKNAIELADNISPILNEDSTKIYDAIKKSIGNPYPYILHEKLDTKQYLSLSELTFRQRGFRLIEIPMRNYPLKNVGCHAIGYVGEASESDLKRFPYLHPNQMVGKTGVELIKDKELRGQDGADITIVDAFGNIQKRFQGTKPIPGENIKINIDSDLQEYAQKLLNERPGALVALDPRSGEILTLASSPDFDPNKMVYGMSQKDWNKLLKEDHPFINRALSAFPPGSTFKIAVSVAALEEGVTTPEELFYCPGYLKVGNHTFYCWLPGGHGHLHIERAIAQSCDVVFYTLGLRLGPEKIRYYANKFGLDLPSGLELPGEENGFLPTKEWKEKKFNDVWYDGDTVNMSIGQGFVRTTPLDVARMMSIFVNKGSFAGCKLISGEDASYEGFKFSEKTYEVVREGLRKAVLEGTAMILNSDKYSAIAKTGTAEDPPRKKPHSWIVVAAPYDAPEIVVCVFFEHIGEGASFSGPVAKSYLDYYFSNPSLRER; translated from the coding sequence ATGAGAATTAGAAGACGGGAATTTTTGTCGATAGGTTTTTTAGGTATTCTTTGGGCAGCTCTTAATTATAGACTTATCTCTTTGGCTATGTTTAGCGGCAATGAGTTTAAGCAAGTAACGATTGATAGCACTACAAGAATCTTTCCTATACCTGCTCCAAGGGGAAAGATTTTTGACAGAAAGGGGCTGCCTATGGCATATGATAGTTCTGCTCATGCAATAATGTTTATGGCAAGAGATGACAAGAACGCAATAGAACTAGCTGACAATATTTCTCCAATTCTTAATGAAGATAGCACAAAAATATATGATGCCATTAAGAAAAGTATAGGAAATCCCTATCCTTACATACTCCATGAAAAATTAGATACTAAACAATATCTTAGTTTATCGGAATTAACTTTTAGACAAAGGGGTTTTAGGCTTATAGAGATACCTATGAGAAATTATCCGCTGAAAAATGTAGGTTGTCACGCAATAGGATATGTTGGTGAAGCCTCGGAAAGCGACTTAAAAAGATTTCCTTATTTACACCCAAATCAAATGGTTGGGAAAACTGGAGTTGAATTAATAAAGGATAAGGAACTAAGGGGTCAGGATGGTGCAGATATAACGATTGTAGATGCTTTTGGTAACATACAAAAGAGATTCCAGGGAACTAAGCCAATACCTGGTGAAAATATAAAAATAAATATTGATTCTGATTTGCAAGAATATGCTCAAAAACTTTTGAATGAAAGACCTGGAGCACTAGTAGCTCTTGATCCTAGAAGTGGAGAGATATTAACTCTTGCTAGTTCACCTGATTTTGATCCCAATAAGATGGTTTATGGAATGTCACAAAAAGATTGGAATAAGCTTCTTAAAGAAGATCATCCATTTATTAATAGGGCTCTTTCTGCCTTTCCGCCTGGTTCTACATTTAAAATTGCTGTTAGTGTAGCAGCTTTGGAAGAAGGGGTTACTACGCCTGAAGAGTTGTTTTATTGTCCTGGTTATTTAAAAGTAGGAAATCATACGTTTTATTGTTGGCTTCCAGGCGGGCATGGTCATCTTCATATTGAGAGAGCGATAGCACAATCATGCGATGTTGTGTTTTATACTCTTGGATTAAGACTAGGACCTGAAAAGATAAGGTATTATGCTAATAAGTTTGGTCTTGATTTGCCAAGTGGTTTAGAATTGCCAGGGGAAGAAAATGGTTTTTTGCCCACAAAGGAGTGGAAAGAAAAAAAGTTTAATGACGTATGGTATGATGGTGACACAGTAAATATGTCTATAGGACAGGGTTTTGTAAGAACTACTCCACTGGATGTTGCTAGAATGATGAGCATCTTTGTCAATAAAGGTAGTTTTGCGGGGTGTAAATTGATTAGTGGTGAAGATGCTTCCTATGAAGGTTTTAAATTTAGCGAAAAAACTTATGAGGTAGTGAGAGAAGGCTTAAGAAAAGCAGTCCTAGAAGGAACTGCCATGATATTAAATAGCGATAAATATAGCGCAATTGCAAAAACTGGTACGGCAGAAGACCCTCCCAGAAAAAAACCTCATTCATGGATAGTTGTAGCAGCTCCTTATGATGCACCTGAAATTGTGGTTTGTGTTTTCTTTGAACATATTGGAGAGGGAGCGTCTTTTTCTGGTCCTGTGGCTAAATCTTATCTAGACTATTATTTTTCAAATCCTAGTTTGAGGGAAAGATAG
- the minC gene encoding septum site-determining protein MinC: MERGKKFRLIGSKGALRLIIDQKPSLADVISYVKSFFESNKKFFEGTKIIFEIQSLCDLEASFIEQLKLKLARFEEINTFKIYNDHDDDRDEIEDKSTESFDNKICFNKMSTKYVYKSLRSGQKIDFEGNVIILGDVNAGAKISAGGSVIVLGSLKGIVQAGILDNSSIVFALDFDPVQITIAGVLGLLSNNDKSAINTNNMFAYFKDNKINIEPWTGRKFLIGE; this comes from the coding sequence ATGGAAAGGGGTAAAAAATTTCGTTTGATAGGGAGTAAAGGAGCTCTTAGATTAATAATTGATCAAAAGCCTTCATTAGCTGATGTTATTTCTTACGTAAAATCTTTTTTTGAAAGTAATAAAAAATTCTTTGAAGGTACAAAGATAATTTTTGAGATTCAATCATTATGTGATTTAGAAGCATCTTTTATAGAGCAGTTAAAACTTAAGTTGGCTCGTTTTGAAGAGATAAATACATTTAAAATTTATAATGATCACGATGATGATAGAGATGAAATTGAAGATAAAAGTACTGAAAGCTTTGATAATAAAATATGTTTCAATAAAATGAGTACTAAATATGTTTATAAAAGCTTAAGATCTGGGCAAAAGATAGATTTCGAAGGAAATGTTATAATTTTAGGTGATGTTAATGCTGGTGCTAAAATTTCAGCTGGAGGTTCAGTAATAGTTTTAGGTAGTTTAAAGGGAATAGTCCAAGCTGGAATTTTGGATAATTCCTCTATAGTATTTGCTCTAGATTTCGACCCTGTACAGATAACAATTGCAGGGGTTTTAGGTTTATTATCTAATAATGATAAAAGTGCAATAAATACTAATAATATGTTTGCATATTTTAAAGATAATAAAATAAATATCGAGCCCTGGACAGGGCGAAAATTTTTGATAGGGGAGTGA
- the minD gene encoding septum site-determining protein MinD, translating to MGKCIVVTSGKGGVGKTTTSANLGGGLASLGKSVLLADVDIGLRNLDIIMGLEKRIVYDVMDVMEGRCKIQQAIVRDKRLNSLYLLAASQIHDKSDLAELIDRFGEIIKGLKKEFDYVILDSPAGIEQGFMAASNFADEAIVVTTPEVTAVRDADRVIGLLEAKGIKDHYLILNRYRYAMVKSGNMLDVEDVLHILGIQLLGIVPEDPEIITFANRGELVVTSDLTISGKAFQRISRRLIGEKVDFPSFEEDKGLFNKIKNFFKAKLGE from the coding sequence TTGGGGAAGTGTATAGTTGTAACTTCTGGTAAAGGTGGAGTTGGCAAAACTACTACTTCAGCTAATTTGGGTGGTGGGCTAGCAAGTCTTGGCAAATCTGTCCTTCTTGCTGATGTAGATATTGGTTTAAGAAACTTAGATATTATAATGGGACTGGAAAAAAGAATTGTTTATGACGTAATGGACGTAATGGAAGGTAGATGCAAGATCCAGCAGGCTATCGTGAGGGACAAAAGATTAAATTCATTGTATTTGCTTGCTGCTTCCCAGATTCATGATAAATCAGACTTAGCAGAACTAATCGATAGATTTGGCGAGATAATAAAGGGTTTGAAGAAAGAGTTTGACTATGTGATTTTAGATTCTCCAGCAGGTATTGAGCAGGGTTTTATGGCAGCCTCAAATTTTGCTGATGAAGCTATCGTCGTAACTACTCCTGAAGTTACCGCTGTTAGAGATGCTGATAGAGTAATAGGTTTGTTGGAAGCAAAAGGGATTAAAGATCATTATCTTATTTTAAATAGATACAGATATGCGATGGTTAAATCAGGAAATATGCTGGACGTGGAAGATGTTTTGCATATTTTGGGAATTCAATTATTGGGTATAGTTCCAGAAGATCCAGAAATTATAACCTTTGCCAATAGGGGAGAATTGGTTGTTACATCTGATTTAACCATCTCAGGAAAGGCCTTTCAAAGGATTTCTAGAAGATTAATTGGAGAAAAGGTTGATTTTCCTTCCTTTGAAGAAGATAAAGGGTTGTTCAATAAAATCAAAAACTTTTTTAAAGCTAAGTTGGGAGAATAA
- the minE gene encoding cell division topological specificity factor MinE, with amino-acid sequence MGILDFLFKKGDKNSSIAKERLQFVLTFDRLSINPALQEKIRDEIIQVIDKYMEIDKEAANVFVESNDSNISHLIVNIPLKRKR; translated from the coding sequence GTGGGGATATTAGATTTCTTGTTTAAAAAAGGCGACAAAAATTCTTCAATTGCAAAGGAAAGATTGCAATTTGTTTTGACATTTGACAGATTGTCTATTAATCCTGCTTTGCAAGAAAAAATTAGAGATGAAATTATACAGGTAATCGATAAATATATGGAAATAGATAAAGAAGCTGCAAACGTATTTGTTGAGTCTAATGATTCTAATATCAGTCATCTTATTGTGAATATTCCACTTAAAAGAAAAAGATAA
- a CDS encoding FtsW/RodA/SpoVE family cell cycle protein: MLQKLKNILVIIDLKLFLIVTLLTIWGMINIYSVTYSNVFLTGGNKYIFVIKQFLWYLISVFLMLIFSYIGERHIFENSRKIYFVGLFILLFTIVFGQVVLGSRRWLSFGPFSFQPSEFFKLLIAIHLSKIFSSQNKNYIIIFSSVVYSIVPFIIVSLQPDLGTALSILFLWFIGFMFYGFDLIIYLVFFAILISFFVYFFKLLLIVLIPLLFYIFIRLKRRKITVFLILLFTIFSAISGPIGWNSLHTYQKERLLSFINPFKDPTGAGYHIIQSQAAVVSGGIFGKGFLNGTHTQLHFIPEQHTDFIFSAIVEEWGMVGGFLTILFEFLVVFRILKIGFEIKGYMGYFCVLWSFLLSFHTFVNVGMVLGMMPVTGIPLPFVSYGGTFLMTNFIALGLISNMHYHNRKWSFK, translated from the coding sequence TTGCTTCAAAAACTAAAAAACATACTAGTAATAATTGATCTTAAATTATTTTTAATAGTTACTTTATTAACTATATGGGGCATGATTAATATTTATAGTGTTACTTATTCTAATGTTTTTTTGACGGGGGGTAATAAATATATATTTGTGATCAAACAATTTTTATGGTATTTAATTTCAGTTTTTCTGATGCTAATATTTTCATATATAGGTGAAAGACATATATTTGAAAATTCTAGAAAAATATATTTTGTAGGGCTTTTTATTCTTCTGTTTACAATTGTTTTTGGTCAGGTAGTACTTGGGTCAAGAAGATGGCTTTCGTTTGGTCCATTCTCATTTCAGCCTTCTGAGTTTTTTAAGCTTTTGATTGCCATACATTTGTCAAAAATTTTTTCTTCTCAAAACAAGAATTACATTATAATATTTAGTTCTGTTGTATACTCAATAGTTCCATTTATAATTGTTTCTCTGCAGCCTGATCTTGGGACTGCTTTATCAATTTTGTTTTTGTGGTTTATAGGTTTTATGTTTTATGGTTTTGATTTGATTATTTATCTAGTATTTTTTGCTATTTTAATATCCTTTTTTGTCTATTTTTTTAAATTATTATTAATTGTATTAATTCCTCTTTTGTTTTATATATTTATACGCCTTAAAAGAAGAAAAATTACAGTCTTTTTAATTTTGCTTTTTACAATATTTTCTGCTATTTCTGGGCCTATAGGATGGAATTCATTGCATACATATCAGAAGGAAAGACTATTATCTTTTATAAATCCATTTAAAGATCCGACTGGGGCTGGTTATCATATTATTCAATCACAAGCAGCTGTTGTGTCTGGAGGGATATTTGGAAAGGGTTTTCTAAACGGAACACATACTCAACTTCACTTTATTCCAGAACAACATACTGATTTTATTTTTAGCGCGATTGTTGAGGAATGGGGGATGGTAGGCGGGTTTTTAACAATATTATTTGAATTTCTTGTGGTTTTCAGAATTCTTAAAATTGGATTTGAAATTAAAGGATATATGGGTTATTTTTGTGTCTTGTGGTCTTTCTTGCTTTCTTTTCATACTTTCGTAAACGTGGGGATGGTTTTGGGCATGATGCCGGTAACAGGTATACCTTTGCCATTCGTCTCTTATGGTGGCACTTTTTTAATGACAAACTTTATTGCATTAGGTTTAATAAGCAATATGCATTATCATAATAGAAAATGGTCATTTAAATGA
- a CDS encoding DMT family transporter, translating to MSIGYLFISLSCVLWGLLGPVAELLYRSGFNANDVVFFRLFGVFLIGFIPLFKDIVYLYSKRLFYPLLLFALFTIIEWFSFFTSVKLNGIFISVLLLYTAPFFITIFAKYFFKEKLTKWLIFCVFLGFLGIILLFASSYDNTSQNPSITMVFGLISGISYAINSMFGKYFSNYVLPFKLTLYRFSAATLIYFPFVGFSIFFRTYTFFNLVEIFYLIFFPGILAYFLFYYGLSMVEISKAAVFTFIEPLVGSIVAIIFFKESLGYKLFGAFFICLGIFGTLLNPLLSNRRVTWINGKK from the coding sequence ATGAGCATTGGTTATCTTTTTATTTCGCTTAGCTGTGTATTGTGGGGTCTTTTAGGTCCTGTTGCAGAGCTTTTGTATAGATCTGGCTTTAATGCTAATGATGTTGTTTTTTTTAGACTTTTTGGAGTTTTTTTGATAGGATTTATACCTCTATTTAAGGATATTGTTTATTTATATTCAAAAAGATTATTTTATCCACTTCTTTTGTTTGCGTTGTTTACTATTATTGAGTGGTTTTCTTTTTTTACCTCTGTTAAGTTAAATGGAATATTTATTTCAGTATTGCTTTTATATACTGCGCCCTTTTTTATTACTATATTTGCAAAATATTTTTTTAAAGAAAAATTAACAAAGTGGTTAATATTTTGTGTTTTTTTAGGCTTTTTAGGCATTATTTTACTTTTTGCATCAAGCTATGATAATACCAGTCAAAATCCAAGCATAACGATGGTTTTTGGGTTAATTTCAGGAATTTCATATGCAATAAATAGTATGTTTGGAAAATATTTTTCGAATTATGTTTTACCTTTTAAGTTAACTTTATACAGGTTCTCAGCTGCAACCCTAATTTACTTTCCATTTGTAGGTTTTAGTATATTTTTTAGAACATATACCTTCTTTAATTTAGTAGAAATTTTTTATTTGATATTTTTCCCAGGCATTCTGGCTTATTTTTTGTTTTATTATGGATTGAGTATGGTTGAAATTTCAAAGGCTGCTGTATTTACATTTATAGAGCCCCTTGTTGGTAGTATTGTTGCAATAATCTTTTTTAAAGAGTCACTAGGATACAAACTCTTTGGAGCTTTCTTTATATGTTTGGGGATTTTTGGAACGTTGCTAAATCCACTTTTGTCAAATAGAAGAGTTACTTGGATAAATGGAAAAAAGTAA